A window of Acidimicrobiales bacterium contains these coding sequences:
- a CDS encoding inositol monophosphatase, giving the protein MDDQSLHEVLDEAATAIRGVLGDLDDWGPAGTRAGQYRSDLAADAAALEVLERAGLGVLSEESGRHRPEAPITVVVDPLDGSTNASRGIPWYATSLCAVDRDGPRAALVMNLATGERFDACRGSGATRDGEPIGPSTTTDLRRSVVLLSGFPSRWLGWNQYRALGACALDLCAVASGAVDAYVDCSVNAHGSWDYLGGLLVCREAGAVVVDGDDRDLVALDHDARRTPVAAATPELLDELLHARRSAG; this is encoded by the coding sequence GTGGACGACCAGTCGCTGCACGAGGTGCTCGACGAGGCGGCGACGGCCATCCGCGGCGTGCTGGGCGACCTCGACGACTGGGGCCCGGCCGGGACGCGCGCCGGGCAGTACCGGTCGGACCTCGCCGCCGACGCCGCAGCTCTCGAGGTGCTCGAGCGGGCCGGGCTCGGCGTGTTGTCCGAGGAGTCCGGTCGTCACCGTCCCGAGGCCCCGATCACCGTCGTCGTCGACCCGCTCGACGGCTCGACCAACGCCAGCCGCGGCATCCCCTGGTACGCCACCAGCCTCTGCGCCGTCGACCGCGACGGGCCCCGTGCGGCGCTCGTCATGAACCTGGCGACCGGGGAGCGCTTCGACGCGTGCCGGGGGTCGGGGGCCACTCGCGACGGCGAGCCCATCGGTCCCAGCACCACGACCGACCTGCGTCGGTCGGTCGTGCTCCTGTCGGGCTTCCCGTCGCGCTGGCTCGGGTGGAACCAGTACCGGGCCCTCGGCGCCTGTGCCCTCGACCTGTGCGCGGTGGCCAGCGGCGCCGTCGACGCCTACGTGGACTGCAGCGTGAACGCCCACGGGTCGTGGGACTACCTCGGCGGGCTGCTGGTCTGCCGGGAGGCCGGTGCGGTCGTCGTCGACGGCGACGATCGCGACCTGGTGGCCCTCGACCACGACGCCCGCCGCACGCCCGTCGCCGCCGCCACCCCCGAACTGCTGGACGAGCTCCTCCACGCTCGCCGCTCGGCGGGCTGA
- a CDS encoding transglycosylase domain-containing protein: MRKVLMFVVTIVATGGLLAGAVVLAGPQLAAIASAGSGDPQELDLDAFGDYAVRSQVFASDGTLLATLHGDENREPIALADVPQPVVQSILAIEDAEFYQHRGVNARALARALVENVSAGGVEQGGSTITQQLVKNALLTNERSLERKTREAVLALRLEQEMTKDEILETYLNTVYFGSGAYGVQAAAETYWGRNVQELSWAEGAMLAALISNPVAYDPTLYPEEATAQRAIAVDRLVSLGLLSRDDADYISYFPVPTARCGIETPDRPEWCGEVALTASDGYFVEYVKLQLLADERLGATYAERYKAVFGGGLAIHTTLDPAAQFAAEVAHAEETPANDVGVTSAFVAVDQSTGAVRALVGGADFATDKFDIATTDPGRQTGSTFKTFVLLEALEQGALPFDTVSGTITMTDPGTLQPYTVTGAGGTLQSVLSASSNAAFVRLNQVVGPERVVARARSMGVDLPDGSEKKPSLPLGVADTTPLEMATAYGAIPNGGIENPAYFVERVENRNGEVLFSHRPEGVRVISEQTACLATDILAGNVEGGTGRNAALPDQVSGGKTGTTTGPTDVWFVGFTPYLTTAVWMGNPKEGGTVRTDPSGRVIGGGTSLSQLPGRQAWGSTYPAAIWQRFNELYHEDRPSRPFPDCAPPTRSGRPLSGANDPFGTLNGGYDRSGVGVISGPMKGNTGRSSSSGTRPTSPTTTAPSAVDGDAPVPAPAPAPAPVPAPAPPPG, encoded by the coding sequence GTGCGAAAGGTCCTGATGTTCGTCGTCACGATCGTGGCGACCGGCGGCCTCCTGGCCGGAGCGGTGGTCCTGGCGGGCCCTCAGCTCGCGGCCATCGCCTCCGCCGGATCGGGTGACCCCCAGGAGCTCGACCTCGACGCCTTCGGCGACTACGCCGTCCGCTCCCAGGTGTTCGCCTCCGACGGCACCCTCCTCGCCACCCTCCACGGCGACGAGAACCGCGAGCCGATCGCCCTCGCCGACGTCCCCCAGCCCGTCGTGCAGTCCATCCTCGCGATCGAGGACGCCGAGTTCTACCAGCACCGGGGCGTCAACGCCCGGGCCCTGGCCCGCGCCCTCGTCGAGAACGTCTCCGCCGGCGGTGTCGAGCAGGGCGGCTCGACCATCACCCAGCAGCTGGTCAAGAACGCCCTGTTGACCAACGAGCGGAGCCTCGAGCGCAAGACCCGCGAAGCCGTCCTCGCCCTGCGCCTCGAGCAGGAGATGACCAAGGACGAGATCCTCGAGACCTACCTCAACACCGTGTACTTCGGGTCCGGCGCCTACGGCGTCCAGGCCGCCGCCGAGACCTACTGGGGTCGCAACGTCCAGGAGCTCAGCTGGGCCGAAGGGGCGATGCTGGCCGCCCTCATCTCGAACCCGGTCGCCTACGACCCCACGCTGTACCCCGAGGAAGCCACCGCCCAGAGGGCCATCGCCGTCGACCGCCTCGTCTCGCTCGGCCTGTTGAGCCGGGACGACGCCGACTACATCTCCTACTTCCCGGTCCCCACCGCCCGGTGCGGGATCGAGACGCCCGACCGTCCGGAGTGGTGCGGCGAGGTGGCGCTCACCGCGTCCGACGGCTACTTCGTCGAGTACGTCAAGCTCCAACTGCTCGCCGACGAGCGCCTCGGTGCCACCTACGCCGAGCGCTACAAGGCGGTGTTCGGCGGTGGCCTCGCCATCCACACCACGCTCGACCCAGCGGCGCAGTTCGCCGCCGAGGTGGCCCACGCCGAGGAGACCCCCGCCAACGACGTCGGTGTGACCTCGGCGTTCGTGGCGGTCGACCAGTCCACCGGCGCGGTGCGGGCGCTGGTCGGCGGGGCCGACTTCGCCACCGACAAGTTCGACATCGCCACCACCGACCCCGGGCGTCAGACCGGGTCGACGTTCAAGACCTTCGTCCTCCTCGAGGCGCTGGAGCAGGGTGCCCTGCCGTTCGACACGGTGAGCGGCACCATCACCATGACCGACCCCGGCACGCTCCAGCCCTACACCGTCACCGGCGCGGGTGGCACGCTCCAGTCGGTCCTCTCTGCGTCCTCCAACGCCGCCTTCGTGCGGCTGAACCAGGTGGTCGGACCCGAACGGGTGGTGGCCCGGGCCCGCTCCATGGGTGTCGACCTGCCCGACGGGTCGGAGAAGAAGCCCTCGCTGCCCCTCGGCGTCGCCGACACCACCCCCCTGGAGATGGCCACCGCATACGGGGCCATCCCCAACGGCGGCATCGAGAACCCCGCCTACTTCGTCGAGCGGGTCGAGAACCGCAACGGCGAGGTGCTCTTCTCGCACCGCCCCGAGGGGGTGCGGGTCATCAGCGAGCAGACCGCCTGCCTGGCCACCGACATCCTCGCCGGCAACGTGGAGGGCGGCACCGGCCGCAACGCCGCCCTGCCCGACCAGGTCTCGGGCGGGAAGACGGGCACCACCACGGGCCCCACCGACGTCTGGTTCGTCGGGTTCACCCCCTACCTCACCACCGCCGTCTGGATGGGCAACCCGAAAGAGGGCGGCACCGTGCGCACCGACCCCTCCGGCCGCGTCATCGGTGGTGGCACCTCGCTCTCCCAGCTGCCCGGCCGCCAGGCCTGGGGCTCCACCTATCCGGCCGCCATCTGGCAGCGCTTCAACGAGCTGTACCACGAGGACCGTCCCTCACGGCCCTTCCCCGACTGTGCGCCCCCCACCCGCAGCGGCCGTCCCCTCTCGGGCGCCAACGACCCCTTCGGCACGCTCAACGGGGGCTACGACCGCAGCGGTGTCGGCGTCATCAGCGGACCGATGAAGGGGAACACCGGACGGTCGAGCTCTTCGGGCACCCGGCCCACGTCGCCCACCACCACGGCGCCGTCCGCCGTCGACGGGGACGCCCCGGTTCCGGCGCCGGCCCCCGCGCCGGCCCCGGTGCCCGCGCCCGCACCGCCGCCCGGCTGA
- a CDS encoding Rieske 2Fe-2S domain-containing protein, which translates to MGPPEVVGTLATLGATGREGARRAMDTTLEATIRDRIEGEKVRTAPPPDAIAIPPIPTGRYTDPAFHELERERVFGRSWLFAGHESEWPEAGAYRLTTRSGAPIVVVRGDDGVLRAFYNSCRHRGAPVTRDECGTARRLTCQYHSWSYGTDGTLKAVPDARSFPGLDTASLGLVSVRCETWDGWVFVNEDLDAVALLEFLGPIADQMSEIDGRAMRAVGTQLHHLDCNWKLMVDAFLEVYHVRTVHPDNAALLYNDQSVTVSMLPNGHSRLNVEKHEMFRDMPMVSEEHDNPAVPLLWRQTSTSFGIFPNLVVPMDTGAFTFLCMWPTGDTTTELELRWYAPAWAGDDVPQEHLDRMELFETVMAQDKANMAPIQASVSSPGARPFQLGWHERLIHHFERAVDLAIGPDDLPPGTAVSDALDGFVEPR; encoded by the coding sequence ATGGGGCCGCCCGAGGTGGTCGGCACCCTGGCGACACTCGGCGCCACCGGGCGCGAGGGGGCAAGGAGAGCCATGGACACGACGCTCGAAGCGACGATCAGGGATCGGATCGAAGGGGAGAAGGTCAGGACGGCGCCGCCCCCCGACGCCATCGCGATCCCACCCATCCCGACCGGGCGCTACACCGACCCCGCGTTCCACGAGCTCGAGCGAGAGCGGGTCTTCGGGCGCAGCTGGCTCTTCGCCGGCCACGAGTCGGAATGGCCCGAGGCCGGTGCCTACCGGTTGACGACGCGGTCCGGGGCCCCGATCGTCGTGGTCCGTGGTGACGACGGGGTCCTCCGGGCCTTCTACAACTCCTGTCGCCACCGCGGCGCCCCGGTGACGCGCGACGAGTGCGGTACGGCGCGGCGCTTGACCTGCCAGTACCACTCGTGGTCGTACGGCACCGACGGCACGCTGAAGGCCGTGCCCGACGCCCGGAGCTTCCCCGGGCTCGACACCGCCTCGCTGGGGCTGGTGTCGGTGCGTTGCGAGACCTGGGACGGCTGGGTCTTCGTCAACGAGGACCTCGACGCCGTCGCGCTCCTCGAGTTCCTCGGCCCGATCGCCGACCAGATGTCCGAGATCGACGGCCGAGCCATGCGGGCCGTCGGCACCCAGCTGCACCACCTCGACTGCAACTGGAAGCTCATGGTCGACGCCTTCCTCGAGGTGTACCACGTGCGGACCGTGCATCCCGACAACGCCGCGCTCCTCTACAACGACCAGTCGGTGACCGTCTCGATGCTGCCGAACGGCCACAGCCGCCTGAACGTCGAGAAGCACGAGATGTTCCGCGACATGCCCATGGTGTCGGAGGAGCACGACAACCCTGCGGTCCCGCTGCTGTGGCGACAGACCTCGACCTCGTTCGGGATCTTCCCGAACCTCGTGGTCCCGATGGACACGGGTGCGTTCACCTTCCTGTGCATGTGGCCGACCGGCGACACCACCACCGAGCTGGAGCTGCGGTGGTACGCACCGGCCTGGGCGGGTGACGACGTTCCCCAGGAGCACCTCGATCGCATGGAGCTCTTCGAGACGGTGATGGCCCAGGACAAGGCCAACATGGCGCCGATCCAGGCGTCGGTCTCCTCCCCGGGGGCCCGCCCCTTCCAGCTGGGCTGGCACGAGCGTTTGATCCACCACTTCGAACGGGCGGTCGACCTGGCCATCGGCCCTGACGACCTCCCGCCGGGCACCGCCGTCTCCGACGCCCTCGACGGGTTCGTGGAGCCACGGTGA
- a CDS encoding C4-type zinc ribbon domain-containing protein, translating into MTALERLLDLQRHDTALDQLHHRHRTLPERARRDAAARSRDELATTTAPVRAERAELGSRQSRLEDEIAGLGDKIAHVDTQLYGGAITSPKEAQALQADLESLNRRRTQLEDEVLELMEEAEPLDARLAEIDREDAGLAADHDEAAAALADAERELEERIAELDAERAALVDGLDPALVAAYEGLRPQHEGVAIARLQGSTCQGCHLGLAALEVERLRQEPPDAVAFCPECGRILVR; encoded by the coding sequence ATGACCGCCCTCGAGCGCCTGCTCGACCTGCAACGCCACGACACCGCCCTCGACCAGCTCCACCACCGCCACCGGACCCTCCCCGAACGGGCCCGTCGTGACGCGGCCGCCCGGTCCCGTGATGAACTGGCCACGACGACGGCGCCCGTCCGCGCCGAACGGGCCGAGCTGGGCAGCCGCCAGAGCCGTCTCGAGGACGAGATCGCCGGGCTCGGCGACAAGATCGCCCACGTCGACACCCAGCTCTACGGCGGCGCCATCACCTCACCGAAGGAGGCCCAGGCCCTCCAGGCCGATCTCGAGTCCCTCAACCGGCGCAGGACCCAGCTCGAGGACGAGGTGCTCGAGCTGATGGAGGAGGCCGAGCCGCTCGACGCCCGCCTCGCCGAGATCGATCGGGAGGACGCCGGGCTCGCCGCCGACCACGACGAGGCCGCCGCGGCGCTCGCCGACGCCGAACGCGAGCTCGAGGAGCGGATCGCCGAGCTCGACGCCGAACGGGCGGCGCTCGTCGACGGGCTCGACCCGGCCCTCGTGGCCGCCTACGAGGGGCTCCGTCCGCAGCACGAAGGTGTCGCCATTGCCCGCCTCCAGGGATCGACCTGCCAGGGCTGCCACCTCGGCCTGGCCGCGCTCGAGGTCGAGCGGCTTCGTCAGGAGCCGCCCGATGCCGTCGCGTTCTGCCCGGAGTGCGGCCGCATCCTCGTGCGATGA
- a CDS encoding histidine phosphatase family protein translates to MPMIVVVRHGRTDHNATGKLLGRIDAPLDETGIGQARLLAAAVGPVDRVISSPLRRTRQTAEEFGLPVEVDEAWIELDYGELDGRPLADVPAATWAQWRADPDFAPPGGETLRALGERVGVALDRLAAEARPGDGTTVVVTHVSPIKAAVAWALGAGDETSWRLWVAPASISRIQLTERGGVLHTFNEVAHLGTG, encoded by the coding sequence ATGCCGATGATCGTCGTGGTCCGGCACGGGCGCACCGACCACAACGCGACCGGGAAGCTGCTGGGCCGGATCGACGCCCCCCTCGACGAGACCGGGATCGGGCAGGCGCGCCTGCTCGCGGCCGCGGTCGGCCCGGTCGACCGGGTCATCTCGAGCCCGTTGCGGCGGACCCGTCAGACTGCCGAGGAATTCGGGCTGCCCGTCGAGGTCGACGAGGCGTGGATCGAGCTCGACTACGGCGAGCTCGACGGCCGTCCCCTCGCCGACGTACCGGCGGCCACCTGGGCGCAGTGGCGCGCCGACCCCGACTTCGCCCCGCCCGGCGGGGAGACGCTGCGCGCCCTGGGCGAGCGGGTGGGCGTCGCCCTCGACCGTCTGGCGGCCGAGGCCCGACCGGGTGACGGGACGACCGTGGTGGTCACCCACGTCTCGCCCATCAAGGCGGCCGTGGCCTGGGCCCTCGGCGCCGGTGACGAGACGTCCTGGCGGCTGTGGGTCGCCCCGGCGTCGATCAGTCGCATCCAGCTCACCGAGCGGGGCGGGGTGCTGCACACGTTCAACGAGGTGGCCCACCTCGGGACCGGCTGA
- a CDS encoding TetR/AcrR family transcriptional regulator codes for MTAPVDRPPLQRAAIIDAARDMIVTGGLEALSLRRLARQLGVTAPALYGYVRSKQDLLGALAEIEIDRLAARFDEVDDPDPIERIRAHSRAYVTYARDNPELFRVMLLAPPALPASGLPATAEAPATTMAFATATGAIEDAIAAGAIAAEDPQVVALTLWCGAHGVATVLQLGLALPPEVEDAMIDEVTDRLIAGYRA; via the coding sequence GTGACCGCACCCGTCGACCGACCACCGCTCCAGCGCGCCGCCATCATCGACGCCGCTCGGGACATGATCGTGACCGGCGGCCTCGAGGCGCTCTCCCTGCGGCGCCTGGCCCGTCAGCTCGGCGTGACCGCCCCTGCGCTCTACGGCTACGTGCGCTCCAAGCAGGACCTGCTGGGCGCCCTCGCCGAGATCGAGATCGACCGGCTGGCGGCGCGCTTCGACGAGGTCGACGACCCCGATCCGATCGAACGCATCAGGGCCCACAGTCGGGCCTACGTCACCTACGCGCGGGACAACCCCGAGCTGTTCCGGGTGATGCTGTTGGCGCCGCCGGCGCTCCCCGCCTCGGGCCTCCCCGCCACGGCGGAGGCCCCGGCGACGACCATGGCGTTCGCCACCGCGACCGGTGCCATCGAGGACGCCATCGCCGCGGGCGCCATCGCCGCCGAGGACCCCCAGGTGGTGGCCCTCACGCTCTGGTGCGGCGCGCACGGGGTCGCCACCGTCCTGCAGCTCGGCCTGGCGCTGCCGCCGGAGGTCGAGGACGCCATGATCGACGAGGTCACCGACCGCCTGATCGCCGGCTATCGGGCCTGA
- a CDS encoding AMP-binding protein codes for MTAILNPIVAERHDEPAVVDARGTTTWAELDERVTRLVHALRDRGLVRGDAVLTMLGNQAEFIEVTLACAHGGWLLVPVNWHWVVREVAYVLADAEVRAVVVDPRWADVVGEALSGPDTPAPVTTMLTGDTEPPEGFASYEDVLAASRSDEIEDPQRGGPMFYTSGTTGRPKGVRSTLSTIGGPAEMLTLIAHSMAPLIGVTPGGRDVMCVCGPLYHSAQWVFGLASLCCGATLVLQHRFDAEELLGLIDRHGITNLHLVPTQMMRMLDLPEPVRLAFDGSSLQRVVHGAAPCPPSVKQRMIDWVGPIVSEYYGGTEGGFLAMIDASEWATRPGSVGRPVEIIEILILDGSGEPLGPNEPGEIWFRNLMGSEFEYHKAPEKTAAAHRSGGLGTLGDIGFLDDEGYLYLSDRKIDMIVSGGVNIYPAEIEGVLVEHPAVADAAVFGVPDDEMGESVHAALALGPGQAWSDTLRDEVTGFSRARLAGYKVPRSFEVHVALPRSAAGKLTKRELRDPWWADRGRSI; via the coding sequence ATGACCGCCATCCTCAATCCGATCGTGGCCGAGCGCCACGACGAACCCGCGGTCGTCGACGCCCGGGGCACTACCACCTGGGCGGAGCTCGACGAGCGGGTCACCCGACTCGTCCACGCCCTGCGTGACCGTGGTCTGGTCCGGGGCGACGCGGTCCTGACCATGCTCGGCAACCAGGCCGAGTTCATCGAGGTCACGTTGGCCTGCGCCCACGGCGGCTGGCTGCTGGTCCCCGTCAACTGGCACTGGGTGGTACGCGAGGTCGCCTACGTGCTGGCGGACGCTGAGGTCCGCGCCGTCGTGGTGGACCCCCGTTGGGCGGACGTGGTGGGTGAGGCCCTCTCCGGCCCCGACACCCCGGCTCCGGTGACGACGATGCTGACGGGGGACACGGAACCACCGGAGGGCTTCGCCTCCTACGAGGACGTGCTCGCCGCCAGTCGCAGCGACGAGATCGAGGATCCGCAGCGGGGTGGGCCGATGTTCTACACGTCGGGCACGACCGGCCGGCCGAAGGGGGTCCGCTCCACCCTCTCCACGATCGGCGGGCCCGCCGAGATGCTCACGCTGATCGCCCACTCGATGGCCCCGCTGATCGGCGTCACCCCCGGGGGTCGCGACGTCATGTGCGTCTGCGGCCCGCTGTACCACTCGGCGCAGTGGGTCTTCGGGCTCGCCTCGCTGTGCTGCGGCGCGACCCTCGTTCTGCAGCACCGCTTCGACGCCGAGGAGCTCCTCGGGCTCATCGACCGCCACGGGATCACCAACCTTCACCTCGTGCCGACCCAGATGATGCGCATGCTGGACCTGCCCGAACCGGTCCGCCTGGCCTTCGACGGATCGTCGCTGCAGCGGGTGGTCCATGGCGCCGCCCCCTGCCCGCCGTCGGTCAAGCAGCGGATGATCGACTGGGTCGGCCCGATCGTGTCGGAGTACTACGGCGGCACCGAGGGCGGGTTCCTGGCGATGATCGACGCCTCGGAGTGGGCCACCCGCCCCGGCAGCGTCGGCCGGCCGGTCGAGATCATCGAGATCCTGATCCTCGACGGGTCCGGCGAACCCCTCGGGCCGAACGAGCCCGGCGAGATCTGGTTCCGCAACCTCATGGGATCGGAGTTCGAGTACCACAAGGCGCCGGAGAAGACGGCGGCGGCGCACCGCAGCGGTGGACTGGGGACCCTCGGCGACATCGGGTTCCTCGACGACGAGGGGTACCTCTACCTGAGCGACCGCAAGATCGACATGATCGTCTCGGGCGGGGTCAACATCTATCCGGCCGAGATCGAGGGCGTGCTCGTCGAGCACCCGGCGGTGGCCGACGCCGCCGTGTTCGGCGTCCCGGACGACGAGATGGGCGAGTCGGTGCACGCCGCCCTCGCGCTGGGTCCAGGGCAGGCGTGGTCCGACACGCTCCGCGACGAGGTCACCGGGTTCAGCCGAGCACGCCTCGCGGGCTACAAGGTGCCGCGGAGCTTCGAGGTCCACGTCGCGCTCCCCCGCAGCGCAGCCGGCAAGCTCACCAAGCGCGAGCTCCGCGATCCGTGGTGGGCCGACCGCGGCCGTTCCATCTGA
- a CDS encoding cytochrome P450 translates to MTTAEKDPIADWATDFDHTHADYAAAAPEIWDELRERCPVAHTERFGGAWLPTRHADVVAIAHDTEHFSSEGVIVSPFKPEGIAPRGYAPPITSDPPFHAGARRLLLPAFAPKVIARWEDATRAACRELLDEMDARPGDVVDAAVDYAQHIPVRVIAEMLGVPRSDGDKFRGFIHRIMETPGDGLEGLTYEDTLDYYLHRVVDDHRANPRDDLVGYLLDAEMDGEPLTDDHVTGTIALLLIAGIDTTWSAIGASLFHLATNPDDRRRLLAEPDLLPTAVEEFLRFYSPVTMARIAATDVEVGGAHIPERDWVLLSFPSANRDPEAFEDADRFVIDRERNRHVAFGVGIHRCAGSNLARLELTVALEEWLARVPDFELDDPDEVSWSTGQVRGPRRLPVRVAPTTEAV, encoded by the coding sequence ATGACGACCGCCGAGAAGGACCCGATCGCCGATTGGGCCACCGACTTCGACCACACCCACGCCGACTACGCCGCCGCGGCACCCGAGATCTGGGACGAACTGCGCGAGCGGTGCCCGGTGGCGCACACCGAACGCTTCGGTGGGGCCTGGCTGCCCACCCGCCACGCCGACGTCGTGGCCATCGCCCACGACACCGAGCACTTCAGCTCGGAGGGGGTGATCGTGAGCCCGTTCAAGCCCGAGGGCATCGCCCCCCGCGGCTACGCCCCCCCGATCACCTCCGACCCCCCGTTCCACGCCGGCGCCCGGCGCCTCCTCCTCCCTGCGTTCGCCCCGAAGGTCATCGCCCGCTGGGAGGACGCCACCCGCGCCGCCTGCCGTGAGCTCCTCGACGAGATGGACGCCCGCCCGGGCGACGTCGTCGACGCCGCCGTCGACTACGCGCAGCACATCCCCGTCCGGGTCATCGCCGAGATGCTGGGCGTCCCCCGTTCCGACGGCGACAAGTTCCGGGGCTTCATCCACCGGATCATGGAGACCCCGGGGGACGGTCTCGAGGGCCTCACCTACGAGGACACGCTCGACTACTACCTCCACCGGGTCGTCGACGACCATCGGGCGAACCCGCGAGACGACCTCGTCGGCTACCTGCTCGATGCCGAGATGGACGGCGAGCCCCTCACCGACGACCACGTCACGGGAACCATCGCCCTCCTCCTGATCGCCGGCATCGACACCACCTGGTCGGCGATCGGGGCCAGCCTCTTCCACCTCGCCACGAACCCTGACGACCGTCGGCGCCTGCTGGCCGAACCGGACCTCCTCCCGACAGCGGTCGAGGAGTTCCTCCGGTTCTACTCGCCGGTCACGATGGCTCGGATCGCGGCCACCGACGTCGAGGTCGGCGGCGCCCACATCCCCGAACGTGACTGGGTGCTGCTGTCCTTCCCCTCGGCGAACCGCGATCCCGAGGCCTTCGAGGACGCCGACCGTTTCGTCATCGACCGGGAGCGCAACCGCCACGTGGCCTTCGGCGTCGGCATCCACCGCTGCGCCGGCTCCAACCTCGCCCGACTCGAGCTCACGGTGGCCCTCGAGGAGTGGTTGGCCCGCGTCCCGGACTTCGAGCTCGACGATCCCGACGAGGTCTCGTGGTCGACCGGGCAGGTGAGAGGGCCTCGCCGACTGCCGGTCAGGGTCGCCCCGACGACGGAGGCGGTGTGA
- a CDS encoding NUDIX domain-containing protein: MPPVPARSWRRRALGAFAHLPHGVRQWLVRLVVPSYSVGGLCVVERADGRVLLVRHAYRPRWGLPGGFLKRGERPADGARREILEEVGLEVDLVGEPSVVVAPRWRRVDVVFRARPTDEGRADGVRAASFEIQEARWFGRDALPELQEEAAEAMIALARVAGDSLRGRPRPTFGGSPHEERD, encoded by the coding sequence ATGCCGCCCGTCCCCGCACGTTCGTGGCGTCGCCGGGCGCTCGGGGCGTTCGCGCACCTCCCTCACGGTGTGCGCCAGTGGCTCGTCCGCCTCGTCGTCCCCTCCTACTCCGTGGGCGGGTTGTGCGTCGTCGAGCGCGCCGACGGTCGGGTCCTCCTCGTCCGCCACGCGTACCGGCCCCGCTGGGGGTTGCCGGGCGGTTTCCTGAAGCGCGGGGAACGGCCCGCCGACGGCGCCCGTCGGGAGATCCTCGAAGAGGTCGGCCTCGAGGTCGACCTGGTCGGCGAGCCCAGCGTGGTGGTCGCCCCCCGTTGGCGTCGCGTCGACGTCGTGTTCCGGGCCCGGCCCACCGACGAGGGCCGGGCCGACGGGGTGCGAGCGGCGTCGTTCGAGATCCAGGAGGCCCGCTGGTTCGGCCGGGACGCCCTCCCCGAGCTCCAGGAGGAGGCCGCCGAGGCCATGATCGCCCTGGCCCGGGTGGCCGGCGACTCGTTGCGAGGTAGGCCCCGGCCCACCTTCGGCGGATCGCCCCACGAGGAGCGGGACTGA
- a CDS encoding ferredoxin gives MRIVFDREKCQGHGRCYALAPDLFDSDDEGYAVVVRADVPAEHERVARLAADNCPEYAITIEG, from the coding sequence ATGCGGATCGTGTTCGACCGTGAGAAGTGCCAGGGGCACGGCCGGTGCTACGCACTCGCCCCGGACCTCTTCGACTCCGACGACGAGGGCTATGCGGTCGTCGTGCGGGCCGACGTCCCCGCCGAGCACGAGCGGGTCGCCCGGCTCGCCGCCGACAACTGCCCCGAGTACGCCATCACGATCGAGGGCTGA
- a CDS encoding Gfo/Idh/MocA family oxidoreductase — protein sequence MSADRPSLALCGAGMISVVHGMAAPLASVRVVAVASRSAARAAERAGQLRSRAVTYDELPAGADAVVVATPPACHAGDTVRALEAGAAVLVEKPLATTLAGADAIVEAADRTGGAVVYAENLAFSPVVARAAALARGLGPLRHLGVRALQPAPEWGGFLDPSWGGGVLFDLGVHPLAVALLVAGDDALVAVSATLERGDRMVDEHAVVRLRFESSLVAVVECSWRHPTSEWDLQAAGDTGVVRAELMPDVVLERDGEPVTLDPTTPGADPRLEQLGYVDQLRALGRAAGGSPSWCDARFGRGVLDVVMAAYTSAGRGGAEVEVPFAGPRDLTPLQCWRAS from the coding sequence GTGAGCGCCGATCGGCCGTCCCTGGCGCTGTGCGGCGCGGGGATGATCAGCGTCGTCCACGGGATGGCGGCGCCGCTGGCGTCCGTGCGGGTGGTGGCCGTCGCCTCGCGCTCTGCGGCGCGTGCCGCGGAACGGGCGGGGCAGCTGCGCAGCCGGGCGGTCACCTACGACGAGCTCCCCGCCGGTGCCGACGCCGTGGTGGTGGCCACTCCCCCGGCCTGCCACGCCGGCGACACCGTGCGTGCGCTCGAGGCCGGCGCGGCCGTGCTGGTCGAGAAGCCCCTGGCCACGACGCTGGCCGGCGCCGACGCCATCGTGGAGGCCGCCGACCGCACCGGGGGCGCCGTCGTGTACGCCGAGAACCTCGCCTTCTCACCGGTGGTGGCGAGGGCCGCGGCCCTCGCCCGCGGGCTCGGGCCGTTGCGCCACCTCGGTGTGCGCGCCCTCCAGCCCGCACCGGAGTGGGGCGGGTTCCTCGACCCGTCGTGGGGCGGCGGCGTGCTGTTCGACCTCGGGGTCCACCCGCTGGCCGTCGCCCTGCTCGTCGCCGGCGACGACGCGCTGGTGGCGGTGAGCGCCACGCTGGAACGCGGCGACCGGATGGTCGACGAGCACGCCGTGGTCCGGCTCCGGTTCGAGTCGTCGCTGGTGGCGGTCGTGGAGTGCAGCTGGCGCCACCCCACCAGCGAGTGGGACCTGCAGGCGGCCGGCGACACCGGCGTCGTGCGCGCCGAGCTGATGCCCGACGTGGTGCTGGAGCGCGACGGCGAGCCGGTGACGCTCGATCCGACCACACCGGGAGCCGATCCCCGCCTCGAGCAGCTCGGCTACGTCGACCAGCTCCGGGCACTGGGGCGGGCGGCGGGGGGCTCGCCGTCGTGGTGCGACGCCCGCTTCGGCCGGGGGGTGCTCGACGTGGTCATGGCGGCCTACACCTCCGCGGGGCGCGGGGGTGCGGAGGTCGAGGTGCCCTTCGCCGGGCCGCGGGACCTCACGCCGCTGCAGTGCTGGCGGGCGTCGTGA